A single Lactuca sativa cultivar Salinas chromosome 8, Lsat_Salinas_v11, whole genome shotgun sequence DNA region contains:
- the LOC111913196 gene encoding pre-mRNA splicing factor SR-like 1 isoform X3: protein MEIPIKPIDQLLERVLCMNILSSDYFKELYRFKTYHEVIDEIYNQVDHVEPWMTGNCRGPSTAFCLLYKFFTMKLTVKQMHGLLKHPDSPYIRAVGFLYLRYAADPKTLWGWFEPYVKDDEEFSPGSNGRMTTMGVYVRDLLLGQVSITLIHYSLVSLSL, encoded by the exons ATGGAGATACCAATTAAGCCGATTGATCAACTGTTGGAGAGGGTTCTTTGCATGAATATCCTTTCATCGGATTATTTTAAAGAACTTTATCGTTTCAAAACTTATCATGAAGTGATTGATGAGATATACAACCAAGTGGATCATGTGGAGCCATGGATGACTGGGAATTGTCGTGGTCCTTCCACTGCATTTTGCCTTCTCTACAAGTTCTTCACCATGAAGCTTACTGTGAAACAAATGCATGGCCTGTTGAAGCACCCAGATTCTCCGTACATTAGAGCG GTTGGATTTCTATACTTGAGATATGCTGCAGATCCAAAAACTTTGTGGGGTTGGTTTGAACCATATGTCAAGGATGACGAG GAGTTCTCACCTGGATCCAATGGTAGAATGACAACAATGGGGGTATACGTGCGGGACCTACTTCTTGGACAGGTCAG TATTACTTTGATACACTATTCCCTCGTATCCCTGTCCCTGTAA
- the LOC111913196 gene encoding pre-mRNA splicing factor SR-like 1 isoform X1 has translation MEIPIKPIDQLLERVLCMNILSSDYFKELYRFKTYHEVIDEIYNQVDHVEPWMTGNCRGPSTAFCLLYKFFTMKLTVKQMHGLLKHPDSPYIRAVGFLYLRYAADPKTLWGWFEPYVKDDEEFSPGSNGRMTTMGVYVRDLLLGQYYFDTLFPRIPVPVMRSITANLEKLKLPTKHCGVTGESTRGSDDMARRPPSVKAALSVSFGQRAPHRASTRDSSPVRRTLPPLPSYDDSSRRSPARHRSQSRDLPDRDYPDRDRERERGRDRERERDRYRERERERDRRHEYDRRSRESSRRDYHRESSSRRSRSRSRSRSRSESVSIHHGGKAAVSPNGREEVKDRTSASSNLAKLKDMYGDLSSDKADVGNGRVSARDSGAEEVIRLGGSSWR, from the exons ATGGAGATACCAATTAAGCCGATTGATCAACTGTTGGAGAGGGTTCTTTGCATGAATATCCTTTCATCGGATTATTTTAAAGAACTTTATCGTTTCAAAACTTATCATGAAGTGATTGATGAGATATACAACCAAGTGGATCATGTGGAGCCATGGATGACTGGGAATTGTCGTGGTCCTTCCACTGCATTTTGCCTTCTCTACAAGTTCTTCACCATGAAGCTTACTGTGAAACAAATGCATGGCCTGTTGAAGCACCCAGATTCTCCGTACATTAGAGCG GTTGGATTTCTATACTTGAGATATGCTGCAGATCCAAAAACTTTGTGGGGTTGGTTTGAACCATATGTCAAGGATGACGAG GAGTTCTCACCTGGATCCAATGGTAGAATGACAACAATGGGGGTATACGTGCGGGACCTACTTCTTGGACAG TATTACTTTGATACACTATTCCCTCGTATCCCTGTCCCTGTAATGCGGTCCATCACAGCAAACCTGGAAAAACTAAAACTCCCCACCAAACATTGCGGGGTGACCGGCGAGTCAACCCGTGGGTCCGACGACATGGCGCGTCGGCCGCCATCTGTCAAAGCCGCACTTTCGGTTTCCTTCGGTCAGCGGGCCCCACATCGCGCGTCCACACGCGACTCCTCCCCTGTCCGCCGCACCCTCCCACCTCTCCCTTCGTACGACGATTCTTCCCGCAGATCCCCTGCCCGACATCGTTCCCAAAGCCGCGATTTGCCTGACCGAGATTATCCTGACCGAGATCGGGAAAGAGAAAGAGGGAGGGATAGGGAGAGGGAGAGGGATAGATATAGGGAAAGGGAAAGGGAGAGGGACAGGAGGCATGAGTATGATCGAAGGTCCAGGGAGAGTAGCAGAAGGGATTACCACAGGGAATCGAGTTCCAGGAGGAGTAGAAgcaggagtaggagtaggagcaGAAGTGAGAGTGTGAGTATTCATCATGGGGGGAAGGCTGCGGTGAGTCCAAATGGTAGGGAAGAAGTGAAGGATAGGACGTCTGCATCTAGTAATTTGGCAAAGCTTAAAGATATGTATGGTGATTTGAGTAGTGACAAGGCTGATGTGGGGAATGGTAGGGTTTCTGCTAGGGATAGTGGTGCTGAAGAGGTTATTCGCCTCGGTGGTTCCTCATGGAGGTAA
- the LOC111913196 gene encoding pre-mRNA splicing factor SR-like 1 isoform X2, whose translation MTTMGVYVRDLLLGQYYFDTLFPRIPVPVMRSITANLEKLKLPTKHCGVTGESTRGSDDMARRPPSVKAALSVSFGQRAPHRASTRDSSPVRRTLPPLPSYDDSSRRSPARHRSQSRDLPDRDYPDRDRERERGRDRERERDRYRERERERDRRHEYDRRSRESSRRDYHRESSSRRSRSRSRSRSRSESVSIHHGGKAAVSPNGREEVKDRTSASSNLAKLKDMYGDLSSDKADVGNGRVSARDSGAEEVIRLGGSSWR comes from the exons ATGACAACAATGGGGGTATACGTGCGGGACCTACTTCTTGGACAG TATTACTTTGATACACTATTCCCTCGTATCCCTGTCCCTGTAATGCGGTCCATCACAGCAAACCTGGAAAAACTAAAACTCCCCACCAAACATTGCGGGGTGACCGGCGAGTCAACCCGTGGGTCCGACGACATGGCGCGTCGGCCGCCATCTGTCAAAGCCGCACTTTCGGTTTCCTTCGGTCAGCGGGCCCCACATCGCGCGTCCACACGCGACTCCTCCCCTGTCCGCCGCACCCTCCCACCTCTCCCTTCGTACGACGATTCTTCCCGCAGATCCCCTGCCCGACATCGTTCCCAAAGCCGCGATTTGCCTGACCGAGATTATCCTGACCGAGATCGGGAAAGAGAAAGAGGGAGGGATAGGGAGAGGGAGAGGGATAGATATAGGGAAAGGGAAAGGGAGAGGGACAGGAGGCATGAGTATGATCGAAGGTCCAGGGAGAGTAGCAGAAGGGATTACCACAGGGAATCGAGTTCCAGGAGGAGTAGAAgcaggagtaggagtaggagcaGAAGTGAGAGTGTGAGTATTCATCATGGGGGGAAGGCTGCGGTGAGTCCAAATGGTAGGGAAGAAGTGAAGGATAGGACGTCTGCATCTAGTAATTTGGCAAAGCTTAAAGATATGTATGGTGATTTGAGTAGTGACAAGGCTGATGTGGGGAATGGTAGGGTTTCTGCTAGGGATAGTGGTGCTGAAGAGGTTATTCGCCTCGGTGGTTCCTCATGGAGGTAA
- the LOC111913195 gene encoding kunitz trypsin inhibitor 3-like translates to MSFLVFNLFIFTTTLLLLSASSDVIYDSAGTELLRGNPYYILPLLRRSGGGLTLSRSTKDACPLNVTQESFEVNNGGPFTFSPIVQDEEIIPVAYPISISAYVVNPCHGSNIWKVTTSTAAVAKNDEDEPLTTNKAKKKKDGDDNKKKKKKDDDDDDDEKKDDDDKGVVPVQIVTTGGEFNTPESCFQIVEGDIMEGLQSYQIQHCPFKCGSPGTDHTCFNVGVIRDADGINGYIGRTDAIFPVVFKSYDGTFSQPTSISPISSFVSTFSKWGNEVE, encoded by the coding sequence ATGTCATTCCTTGTCTTCAATCTCTTCATCTTCACCACTACACTCTTACTTCTCTCCGCCTCTTCTGATGTAATCTACGACTCTGCCGGCACCGAGCTTCTGAGGGGCAACCCCTACTACATTCTCCCCCTCCTCCGTCGCTCCGGTGGCGGACTCACTCTTTCTCGGAGCACCAAAGACGCATGTCCACTCAACGTCACTCAAGAGTCCTTCGAGGTCAACAATGGAGGTCCGTTCACCTTCAGCCCCATAGTCCAAGACGAAGAAATCATCCCAGTTGCTTATCCCATTTCGATTTCAGCTTATGTCGTAAACCCTTGCCATGGATCGAACATATGGAAGGTGACGACGTCGACGGCGGCAGTAGCCAAGAACGACGAAGATGAACCACTGACGACTAATAAAGctaaaaagaagaaagatggtgatgataacaagaagaagaagaagaaagatgatgatgatgatgacgatgagaagaaagatgatgatgataagggAGTTGTTCCTGTTCAAATAGTGACTACCGGTGGGGAGTTCAACACGCCGGAAAGTTGCTTTCAGATCGTGGAAGGTGATATTATGGAAGGATTGCAGAGCTACCAGATTCAGCATTGTCCGTTTAAATGTGGTTCACCAGGAACTGATCATACTTGCTTTAACGTCGGCGTTATTAGAGATGCCGACGGTATTAATGGATACATTGGTCGTACCGATGCTATATTCCCTGTTGTGTTTAAAAGTTATGATGGCACATTTAGCCAACCGACTAGTATTAGCCCAATATCCTCCTTTGTAAGCACATTTAGCAAATGGGGAAATGAGGTCGAATAA
- the LOC111913194 gene encoding kunitz trypsin inhibitor 5, producing the protein MKLIISFIFVNLFIFITTLSLLSAASSIIYDSTGNKLLRGIPYYILPLLRGSGGGLTLSQNTKDACPLNVTQESFEVNNGAPFTFNPIILDEEIIRGAYPVSIEADVVNPCHGSNIWKVTTATAAKDDEDDLLTNIKHKKKKDGDKVVSVQIVTTGGEFNKPESCFQVVEDDVMPGLQSYQIQHCPFKCGTTSTDLTCYNVGVVRDSDGKGYLGRTDAIFPVVFTNSLRSSSQLMVKVSTSSQPGKLMRSE; encoded by the coding sequence ATGAAGCTAATTATTTCATTCATTTTCGTCaatctcttcatcttcatcaccACTCTCTCACTTCTCTCCGCCGCTTCCAGCATAATCTACGACTCCACCGGCAACAAGCTTCTAAGGGGCATCCCGTACTACATACTCCCCCTCCTCCGTGGCTCCGGCGGCGGACTCACGCTTTCTCAGAACACCAAAGATGCTTGTCCACTCAACGTCACCCAAGAGTCTTTCGAGGTCAACAATGGAGCTCCATTCACCTTCAACCCCATAATTCTCGACGAAGAAATCATCCGTGGAGCTTACCCCGTTTCTATCGAAGCTGATGTCGTAAACCCTTGCCATGGATCGAACATATGGAAGGTAACGACGGCGACAGCGGCCAAGGACGACGAAGACGATCTTCTGACGAATATTAAACataagaagaagaaagatggtgatAAAGTTGTTTCTGTTCAAATAGTGACCACCGGCGGGGAGTTTAACAAGCCGGAAAGTTGTTTTCAGGTCGTGGAAGATGATGTGATGCCGGGATTGCAGAGCTACCAGATTCAGCATTGCCCGTTTAAATGTGGTACGACGAGTACTGATCTTACTTGCTATAACGTCGGCGTTGTTAGAGATTCCGATGGCAAGGGATATCTTGGTCGGACGGATGCTATCTTCCCTGTCGTGTTTACAAATTCTTTACGCTCGTCTAGCCAATTAATGGTCAAAGTCAGCACATCTAGTCAACCGGGGAAATTAATGAGGTCCGAATAA